One window of the Chryseobacterium camelliae genome contains the following:
- the uxaC gene encoding glucuronate isomerase, with protein MSNFINQKEVFGDSFLLESAKAENLYFGYAKDLPVIDYHNHLEPDVIAKNHNFRSPAAIWLDGDHYKWRAMRNFGVEEKFISGNATDEEKFRKWAEVVPYTLRNPLFHWTHLELKNPFGITEYLSGKNSAAVYSKMNEALQSDPFRPQQLLQHFKVETLCTTDDPSDSLEFHQAIKASDFTAGVFPAFRPDVYIAFSDAEAYWNNLQKLERASGINIRSASDLLEALQSRIHYFHDNGARISDHGFEFFPDTQKWNSALDQEFSEFLKGDRKTFSDPEALSGYLLKELCKMYAAKGWVQQFHVGATRNNNSKMLQSIGVNAGYDAIGESYFAQRMSVMFDELNAQHKLPKTIIYTLNPTLNEVLATMAGNFNEEGIKGKVQFGAAWWFLDQLDGMEKQMNAVSNLGLISTFIGMLTDSRSFLSFSRHEYFRRLLCNMFGSEMERGLLPNDEEWVGKIIQDICYYNTKNYFGF; from the coding sequence ATGAGTAATTTCATTAACCAGAAAGAAGTTTTCGGAGATTCGTTTTTGCTGGAATCGGCAAAGGCGGAGAACCTGTACTTCGGATATGCGAAAGACCTTCCGGTGATCGATTACCATAATCACCTGGAACCGGATGTCATTGCTAAAAATCATAACTTCCGGTCACCGGCCGCGATCTGGCTGGACGGCGACCATTACAAATGGAGGGCGATGAGGAACTTCGGCGTTGAGGAAAAATTCATTTCCGGAAATGCAACGGACGAAGAAAAATTCCGGAAATGGGCGGAAGTGGTACCTTACACATTAAGAAACCCTTTATTCCACTGGACCCATCTTGAACTTAAAAACCCGTTCGGGATTACGGAATACCTTTCCGGAAAAAATTCGGCAGCGGTATATTCCAAAATGAACGAAGCGCTCCAGTCGGACCCGTTCCGGCCGCAGCAGCTCCTTCAGCATTTCAAAGTAGAAACGCTTTGCACAACGGATGATCCTTCAGACAGCCTGGAATTCCATCAGGCCATCAAAGCCTCTGATTTTACAGCCGGTGTATTCCCGGCATTCAGGCCGGATGTTTACATTGCTTTCAGTGATGCGGAAGCGTACTGGAACAATCTTCAGAAGCTTGAAAGAGCGAGCGGAATCAACATCAGGTCAGCTTCGGATCTTCTTGAAGCATTACAATCAAGAATCCATTATTTCCACGATAACGGAGCCCGTATTTCAGATCACGGCTTTGAGTTTTTCCCGGACACGCAGAAATGGAACAGCGCTTTGGATCAGGAATTCTCAGAATTTTTAAAAGGTGACCGCAAAACATTTTCGGATCCTGAAGCTCTATCCGGTTACCTGCTGAAAGAACTTTGCAAAATGTATGCAGCCAAAGGCTGGGTGCAGCAGTTCCATGTGGGGGCTACCCGGAACAACAATTCCAAAATGCTCCAAAGCATCGGGGTGAATGCAGGGTATGATGCCATCGGTGAGTCTTACTTTGCCCAGCGGATGAGCGTAATGTTTGATGAACTGAATGCCCAGCACAAGTTGCCAAAAACCATTATTTACACCCTTAATCCAACATTGAATGAAGTACTGGCTACCATGGCCGGAAACTTTAATGAGGAAGGCATTAAAGGAAAAGTACAGTTCGGGGCGGCATGGTGGTTTCTGGATCAGCTGGACGGGATGGAAAAACAGATGAATGCCGTTTCCAATTTAGGACTGATCAGCACCTTTATCGGGATGCTGACAGATTCCAGGAGTTTCCTTTCCTTCTCAAGGCACGAGTATTTCAGGAGGCTGCTGTGCAATATGTTCGGTTCCGAAATGGAGCGGGGACTATTGCCTAACGATGAAGAATGGGTGGGGAAAATCATTCAGGATATATGTTACTACAATACAAAAAACTATTTCGGATTCTAG